Genomic segment of Pararhodobacter zhoushanensis:
ATGTTCATCGGCAGGTTCATCCGGGCCAATTCGCGCGCCAGACCCTGCTGGCCGTCCTGGGACAGCATCTCCTCGTAATGGTCGTACATCTGCGAGGCGTCGGATTTCAGCATTGCCAGCACGCGGGCGGCCTCGGCCCCTTCCAGCACGGCCCCCCTGCCCTGATTGTTGACGGTGGATTGCGCGGCGAGTTGGGCGGGTTCGGGGATATAGAACTCGCGGTCGAGGATCGAATAGCGCGCCGAGTACTCATTCACGTTGGCGGTGCGGTGGCGGATCCACTGGCGCGCGACGAAGACCGGGAGTTTGACGTGCAGCTTGATCTCGCACATCTCGAACGGGGTCGAGTGCCAATGGCGCATCAGGTAGCGGATCAGCCCCTCGTCGTTGGAGACGTGTTTGGTGCCGGCGCCATAGCTGACGCGGGCGGCCTGCACGATGGCGGCATCGTCGCCCATGTAGTCGATGGCGCGCACGAAGCCGTGGTCCAGCACGGGCTGGGCGGTGTAGAGGTGCTTTTCCATCCCCGGGGCGACTGACCGCAATGTGAGTTGCGGGGTTGCGCGCGATGCGGTGATCTCGGCCAGTTGTTCGTCGCTGAGCGGCATGGGGTATCTTTCTTTTACGGGATTCGTTTTGACTACATTTTGCATCACAGCGGGCATGGACCGCAAGAAGAAGGGTCTTGATTGATGCAAGACCGGGGAACGGCGTTTCTGGAGCGCCGGTTGGGGACTTGGGTGCGCTCACGGATGGGGCGGCATTCGGCGGCGTTTGTGATGTTTGCGCTCAAGCAGGGTTGGGCGGCGCTGTTCGGCATCCTGTTTCTGGCGGCGCTGATCGTGAGCCGGGCCTTGTGGCAGCCGGACTGGGTGGTGAGCCGGTATGACGCGCTCTTCGTCTTCGCCATCGGCACGCAGGCGCTGTTTCTGTGGCTGCGGCTGGAGGAGTGGGAGGAGGCCCGCGTCATCGCGCTGTTCCATGTGACGGGCACGGTGATGGAGGTGTTCAAGCTGGCGCAGGGCTCGTGGGATTACCCCGATGCGGGGGTGTTCGAGATTGCCGGTGTGCCGCTCTTCAGCGGGTTCATGTATGGCTGCGTGGGGTCGTTCATGGCGCGGGTGATCCGCATCTTTCACATGCAGTTCGCGCCCTACCCGCCGTTCTGGGCGACGGTGGTGTTGGCGGGCGCGATCTATGCGAATTTCTTCACGCATCATTTCGGGCCGGATATCCGGGTGGTGCTGTTCGCCGCGACGGTGCTCATGTTCTGGCGCACGCGGATCTGGTTCTTTCCCGGCGCGCGTGCCTACTGGATGCCCCTGCCGGTCGCCGCGTTCCTGTCGGCATTCTTT
This window contains:
- the thyX gene encoding FAD-dependent thymidylate synthase; this encodes MPLSDEQLAEITASRATPQLTLRSVAPGMEKHLYTAQPVLDHGFVRAIDYMGDDAAIVQAARVSYGAGTKHVSNDEGLIRYLMRHWHSTPFEMCEIKLHVKLPVFVARQWIRHRTANVNEYSARYSILDREFYIPEPAQLAAQSTVNNQGRGAVLEGAEAARVLAMLKSDASQMYDHYEEMLSQDGQQGLARELARMNLPMNIYTQWYWKTDLHNLFHFLRLRADPHAQYEIRVYAEAIAAMVADWVPLAFGAFEDYRMGGVNLSGKAVDALKRMLKGEDVTRESTGMSVGEWREFKGVWE